One genomic segment of Myxococcota bacterium includes these proteins:
- a CDS encoding right-handed parallel beta-helix repeat-containing protein, whose amino-acid sequence MRIASLFFCLSALVSFPLGAMAVDGVIEINDNRAVAGSVTPGDTGGYPVSITVAGSYRLTSDLSGIIAVSSGVGPVEIDLNGFTVDGGGQVGSGINGALAGAGMVVRNGVVRNFTVSCVRVGDEGRVDRVLTEDCQTGISTGVHSIVTRSHARDHTLNGVSAGIGSRVSSTVTEGNTGDGVQAGARSVTSQTLTRGNNSAGLDLGSESVSFGNVVAGNGVGIALDSRSVADGNTIGSSAGGGLSAGDDVVLVRNNASDNDAAAGILCNGRCVVKGNLAANNTGIGIGVDDGANVVANTSSNNTLQGFSCSGGSEICHFVGNTAIANGGSGLVLDAASLTGSYKDNTFNSNSGSDVNQTGRDPGFLNNCSGTVPCP is encoded by the coding sequence ATGCGAATCGCGAGTCTATTCTTCTGTCTGAGTGCTCTCGTGTCGTTTCCGCTCGGCGCGATGGCCGTCGACGGCGTCATCGAGATCAACGACAACCGCGCCGTCGCGGGCAGCGTCACCCCAGGCGACACAGGGGGATATCCGGTGTCGATCACGGTTGCGGGAAGCTACCGGCTGACCTCGGACCTCTCGGGCATCATTGCCGTGTCCAGCGGCGTCGGCCCGGTCGAGATCGATCTGAACGGCTTCACCGTGGACGGGGGCGGTCAGGTCGGCAGCGGCATCAACGGGGCCCTCGCCGGCGCGGGGATGGTGGTGCGAAACGGCGTGGTTCGGAACTTCACCGTTTCGTGCGTCCGGGTCGGCGACGAAGGACGCGTAGACCGCGTGCTTACGGAAGACTGTCAGACCGGGATCAGCACGGGCGTCCACTCCATCGTCACGCGGAGTCACGCGCGAGACCACACGCTCAACGGGGTCAGCGCAGGCATCGGCAGCCGCGTCTCCAGCACGGTCACCGAGGGGAACACAGGCGACGGCGTCCAGGCGGGCGCGCGGTCGGTGACGAGCCAGACGCTCACGCGGGGAAACAACTCCGCTGGCCTCGATCTCGGAAGCGAATCCGTGAGCTTCGGCAACGTCGTCGCCGGGAACGGTGTCGGCATCGCCCTGGATTCGCGCAGCGTCGCGGACGGGAACACGATCGGCTCGTCCGCCGGGGGCGGGTTGTCGGCCGGGGATGATGTCGTCCTCGTGCGGAACAACGCCTCGGACAACGATGCTGCGGCGGGAATCCTCTGCAACGGCCGCTGCGTGGTGAAGGGCAATCTCGCCGCGAACAACACGGGCATCGGCATCGGGGTCGACGACGGCGCGAACGTCGTGGCCAACACGTCCTCGAACAACACCCTGCAGGGCTTCAGCTGCTCGGGCGGGTCAGAGATCTGCCACTTCGTCGGCAACACCGCGATCGCGAACGGCGGCTCCGGGTTGGTGCTCGACGCTGCCTCGCTCACGGGCAGCTACAAGGACAACACGTTCAACTCGAACAGTGGAAGCGACGTCAATCAGACCGGACGCGACCCGGGCTTCCTGAACAACTGTTCGGGCACGGTGCCCTGTCCCTAA
- a CDS encoding right-handed parallel beta-helix repeat-containing protein encodes MQRIIRSLLAVAATGALLGSAPAGAVDGVIELNQAFITAGGGFPYQIGSGSFVLTGSLTPPSGSGALLVIADDVTIDLNGFTIDGGSGGCTGSGVTISCPSGAGIGINAIGRRRVTVRNGFLRNFASDCISLGTEGVAERLHVTGCSVRGIDAGAIALVRENITTRNGGDGIGGTTEVQAVDNVSFGNGGRGIRLTGNALVSGNVTEANGSFGISTESQSRISHNVAAANELGGIDTNSRGQVEQNVASSNPSGPGILAQNDMSVAENVTFGNGSVVPSHGIDCNFRCSIVANASAGNTNDGIQTGGSGLVQHNATHANAGDGIDCDALSAFSCAVVGNFAQDNVAGFGLRLTAAGAVSGTYKKNLFTSNLLGNVNQSGIDPGMQNSCAGTVPCP; translated from the coding sequence ATGCAGCGCATCATTCGCTCTCTTCTCGCCGTCGCCGCGACGGGCGCCCTGCTCGGGTCCGCCCCTGCCGGCGCCGTGGACGGCGTGATCGAACTCAACCAGGCCTTCATCACGGCAGGCGGTGGCTTCCCGTACCAGATCGGGAGCGGCAGCTTCGTGCTCACCGGTAGCTTGACGCCGCCCTCGGGTTCCGGGGCCCTGCTCGTGATCGCCGACGACGTGACGATCGACCTGAACGGCTTCACGATCGACGGCGGTTCGGGCGGGTGCACGGGCTCGGGCGTCACGATCAGCTGCCCAAGCGGCGCGGGGATCGGGATCAACGCGATCGGCCGCAGGCGCGTGACGGTGCGCAACGGCTTCCTGCGCAACTTCGCGAGCGACTGCATCTCGCTCGGAACCGAAGGGGTCGCCGAGCGGCTCCACGTGACCGGTTGCTCGGTGCGCGGCATCGATGCCGGTGCGATCGCGCTGGTGCGCGAGAACATCACGACGCGGAACGGCGGCGACGGGATCGGTGGAACGACCGAAGTCCAGGCCGTCGACAACGTCAGTTTCGGAAACGGAGGTCGCGGTATCCGGCTCACGGGGAACGCCCTCGTGTCAGGGAACGTCACCGAGGCCAACGGCAGCTTCGGGATCAGCACCGAGAGCCAGAGCCGGATCAGCCACAACGTGGCCGCCGCCAACGAACTCGGTGGGATCGACACCAACAGCCGCGGTCAGGTCGAGCAGAACGTCGCTTCCTCGAACCCGTCGGGTCCCGGCATCCTCGCGCAGAACGACATGTCCGTCGCCGAGAACGTCACCTTCGGCAACGGCTCGGTGGTGCCTTCCCACGGCATCGACTGCAACTTCCGCTGCAGCATCGTCGCGAACGCGTCCGCCGGGAATACGAACGACGGCATCCAGACGGGCGGTTCCGGGCTGGTGCAGCACAACGCGACCCACGCGAACGCGGGTGACGGCATCGACTGCGACGCCCTCTCCGCGTTCTCCTGCGCCGTCGTCGGGAACTTCGCCCAGGACAACGTGGCGGGCTTCGGGCTGCGCCTGACCGCCGCCGGAGCCGTGTCGGGCACCTACAAGAAGAACCTGTTCACGTCGAACCTGCTCGGCAACGTGAACCAGTCCGGGATCGACCCGGGCATGCAGAACAGCTGCGCGGGCACGGTTCCGTGCCCGTAG
- a CDS encoding LLM class flavin-dependent oxidoreductase yields MHFGVCVASHIGDIDYVVRAEALGYHAAWLADSQMLWSDCYAALALAADRTDRIRLGTGVAVSGTRPAPVTAAAIATINALAPGRTFLGVGAGNTAMRVMGEPPHRIAAFDRTLDTLRPLLRGEEGVHHAAGGPRPIRHLMPDHGFVNFDDAIPLYVSGFGPRSLGLAGKHGDGAVLSLPPNPAAIERVWKFVEAGATAAGRALDRARFRTTALTTISVLDPGEALDSPRVRAESGPFAMATLHYAYDQWRQFGHPPPAAVAEVWDDYCALLDTVPSDRLHQRVHAGHNCWVLPEEERFVTPALLEASCLIGTRDQLVDRLGVLSEAGLDEVMILPGWEPRTAVLERVARDLFPAFRDAR; encoded by the coding sequence ATGCACTTTGGCGTCTGCGTCGCGTCTCACATCGGCGACATCGACTACGTGGTCCGGGCGGAGGCGCTCGGCTACCACGCCGCCTGGTTGGCCGACAGTCAGATGCTCTGGTCGGACTGCTACGCCGCGCTCGCCCTCGCAGCGGACCGCACCGACCGGATCCGCCTGGGTACCGGTGTCGCCGTCTCGGGGACGCGCCCCGCGCCGGTGACCGCGGCCGCGATCGCGACGATCAACGCGCTCGCCCCGGGGCGCACCTTCCTCGGCGTGGGCGCCGGAAACACGGCGATGCGCGTGATGGGGGAACCGCCGCATCGGATCGCCGCGTTCGACCGCACCCTCGACACACTGCGGCCGCTGCTGCGGGGCGAGGAAGGCGTGCATCACGCGGCGGGCGGACCGCGTCCGATCCGGCACCTGATGCCCGACCACGGCTTCGTGAACTTCGACGACGCGATCCCGCTCTACGTTTCGGGCTTCGGGCCGCGCTCCCTCGGCCTGGCGGGAAAGCACGGCGACGGAGCCGTGCTCTCGCTACCGCCCAACCCCGCGGCGATCGAGCGCGTCTGGAAGTTCGTCGAAGCCGGGGCCACCGCGGCGGGCCGCGCCCTCGATCGCGCACGCTTCCGCACCACCGCCCTCACCACGATCTCGGTGCTCGATCCCGGCGAGGCCCTGGACTCGCCCCGGGTCCGTGCCGAGAGCGGCCCGTTCGCGATGGCGACGCTGCACTACGCCTACGATCAGTGGCGCCAGTTCGGACACCCGCCGCCCGCGGCCGTCGCCGAAGTCTGGGACGACTACTGCGCGCTGCTCGACACGGTTCCGAGTGACCGCCTGCACCAGCGCGTGCACGCGGGACACAACTGCTGGGTGCTGCCGGAAGAGGAGCGCTTCGTCACGCCCGCGCTGCTCGAGGCGTCCTGTCTGATCGGCACGCGCGACCAGCTCGTCGATCGCCTCGGCGTGCTCTCGGAGGCGGGCCTCGACGAGGTCATGATCCTCCCCGGCTGGGAGCCGCGCACGGCGGTGCTCGAACGGGTCGCGAGGGACCTCTTCCCGGCCTTCCGAGACGCCCGCTAG
- a CDS encoding M48 family metalloprotease, translated as MNAVSQEWIETLPLTFRWTQLLVWTGVGFVVGAGSTWIGARLATGPVPDASRRHWTETARWLYPTRTVFSVSVTCPLVAMGLTALLRVGPFSPLGATSFALFVAGSTYLGAAWMRRAVRRRLDRTLERAPRPGNWNWQAVILAYPHVIVVLAMAFLVGRDPFAMPDLAWALLGTALYLGCLVRAGLPLLRVLGQAKPPNARLQAVVDRVSERAGVRPRASWVLNWSMPNALALPWTQELVFSTRILEVLSDEELEAITAHEVGHLRESTRTRAARTAFALCLLPLGFAHYATLEHGTSFWWVMAGLLVAVLAASRWSRRLEAAADAHAVDHESEEGVHARALEALYRAADTPAVLSKGTGSHPNLFDRMVASGVTPDYPRPAPPARHRMLFGFLGVVGSILLANYALLRAPGWLVSEEDPSLEAYERQVAWTAGRRGLHDLGLWETNTRDWETGIRYLDLATTTNPRGHHAPADAAFLLAHAGRCGEAAARLTVSEDRMAEPESCPRIRRAREALVSCEEDEAVSAPL; from the coding sequence GTGAACGCGGTGTCCCAGGAGTGGATCGAGACGCTACCCCTCACGTTTCGGTGGACCCAGCTCCTGGTCTGGACCGGCGTCGGCTTCGTCGTCGGGGCGGGGAGCACCTGGATCGGAGCGCGCCTCGCCACGGGACCGGTGCCGGACGCCAGTCGTCGGCACTGGACCGAGACCGCGCGCTGGCTCTACCCGACGCGGACCGTCTTCTCGGTGTCGGTCACCTGCCCGCTGGTCGCAATGGGACTCACGGCGCTGTTGCGGGTGGGGCCGTTCTCACCGCTCGGTGCCACCTCGTTCGCGCTGTTCGTCGCGGGGAGTACCTACCTCGGCGCCGCCTGGATGCGACGCGCCGTGCGACGACGCCTCGACCGAACCCTCGAACGCGCGCCGCGGCCCGGAAACTGGAACTGGCAAGCGGTGATCCTGGCCTACCCCCACGTGATCGTCGTGCTGGCGATGGCCTTCCTGGTGGGCCGCGATCCCTTCGCGATGCCCGACCTCGCCTGGGCGCTGCTCGGGACGGCGCTCTACCTCGGGTGTCTGGTTCGCGCCGGACTCCCCCTGCTGCGCGTGCTCGGTCAGGCAAAGCCCCCGAACGCCCGGCTCCAGGCGGTGGTCGACCGCGTGAGCGAGCGGGCAGGCGTCAGGCCGCGGGCCAGCTGGGTGCTGAACTGGTCGATGCCGAACGCCCTGGCCCTGCCATGGACCCAGGAGCTCGTATTCTCCACGCGGATCCTCGAGGTGCTCTCCGACGAGGAGCTCGAGGCCATCACCGCCCACGAAGTCGGCCACCTGCGGGAATCGACGCGAACTCGGGCCGCGCGCACAGCTTTCGCTCTCTGCCTCTTGCCACTCGGCTTCGCGCACTACGCCACACTGGAGCACGGCACGTCGTTCTGGTGGGTGATGGCCGGCCTGCTGGTGGCAGTGCTCGCAGCGTCGCGTTGGTCGCGGCGTCTCGAGGCCGCCGCCGACGCCCACGCGGTGGACCACGAGAGCGAAGAGGGCGTACACGCGCGCGCGCTCGAAGCGCTCTACCGCGCCGCCGACACACCGGCCGTGCTCAGCAAGGGCACCGGATCGCACCCCAACCTGTTCGACCGCATGGTCGCGTCCGGCGTGACGCCCGACTACCCGCGACCGGCACCGCCCGCGCGACACCGCATGCTCTTCGGCTTCCTCGGCGTCGTGGGCTCGATCCTGCTCGCCAACTATGCGCTGTTGCGTGCCCCCGGTTGGCTCGTGTCAGAGGAAGATCCGTCCCTCGAAGCCTACGAGCGCCAGGTGGCCTGGACGGCAGGACGCCGCGGGCTGCACGACCTCGGCCTGTGGGAGACGAACACCCGCGACTGGGAGACGGGCATCCGCTACCTCGACCTCGCCACCACGACGAATCCTCGCGGCCACCATGCCCCCGCCGATGCCGCCTTCCTGTTGGCCCACGCGGGACGCTGCGGCGAGGCGGCCGCGCGGCTCACCGTCTCCGAGGACCGCATGGCCGAGCCCGAATCCTGTCCGCGCATTCGTCGCGCGCGCGAGGCCCTGGTCAGCTGCGAAGAGGACGAGGCGGTGAGCGCCCCGCTCTAG
- a CDS encoding acyltransferase, translating into MEDPPHSERSLSNPPARLHSVQVLRAVAALAVLGWHAVWVTRAFPEALPALPAFLAIGYAGVDLFFVLSGFIVCHITAGRQVRFGGFVLRRWVRIVPLYAVFTGLALFAVALHPAWDGKGTLSFGYALASFTVWPMRETPYLDVGWSLEHELIFYALAGACFAWASPRVLLAAVLSLFGVGLVVHVGSPTALAGLWDGHVFSLFHVQFAIGVAIAQTRPVWARFGHALPILLGVGLALATGAWLDGTGAAIHPTGAVGLVRVLGFGFAGGALLVGALNTEARAATGAHRFLSSRGGRAAIALGDASFVLYLSHYFVFSIVSKLATGAPAAWAIPTLVLATALACGFAWAFHVAVEAPFLRRARAHLTPEKPPAHAASTPTAARAWAGGNP; encoded by the coding sequence GTGGAAGACCCGCCGCATTCCGAGCGCTCGCTCTCGAACCCGCCCGCGCGGCTGCACTCCGTGCAGGTGCTGCGCGCCGTAGCGGCGCTCGCGGTGCTGGGCTGGCACGCGGTCTGGGTCACCCGCGCGTTCCCCGAGGCCCTCCCCGCCCTGCCCGCCTTCCTCGCGATCGGCTACGCGGGCGTCGACCTCTTCTTCGTCCTGTCCGGGTTCATCGTCTGCCACATCACCGCGGGCCGGCAGGTTCGCTTCGGCGGGTTCGTCCTGCGCCGCTGGGTACGCATCGTCCCGCTCTACGCGGTGTTCACCGGACTCGCGCTGTTCGCGGTGGCGCTGCACCCCGCTTGGGATGGCAAGGGCACCCTCTCTTTCGGCTACGCCCTCGCCTCGTTCACGGTGTGGCCGATGCGCGAGACGCCCTATCTCGATGTCGGCTGGTCCCTCGAACACGAGCTGATCTTCTACGCGCTGGCCGGCGCGTGTTTCGCCTGGGCCTCACCGCGGGTTCTGCTGGCGGCGGTGCTCAGCCTCTTCGGCGTCGGACTCGTCGTCCACGTCGGATCGCCAACGGCGCTCGCCGGCCTCTGGGACGGGCACGTCTTCTCCCTCTTCCACGTTCAGTTCGCCATCGGTGTGGCGATCGCCCAGACCCGTCCGGTCTGGGCCCGCTTCGGCCACGCGCTTCCGATCCTGCTGGGCGTCGGCCTGGCCCTGGCGACGGGCGCCTGGCTCGACGGCACCGGCGCTGCGATCCATCCGACCGGCGCAGTCGGCCTGGTGCGGGTGCTCGGCTTCGGGTTCGCGGGGGGCGCGCTCCTCGTCGGCGCGCTCAACACGGAAGCGCGCGCAGCGACGGGTGCCCACCGGTTCCTCTCGAGTCGCGGGGGACGCGCCGCGATCGCCCTCGGCGACGCGTCCTTCGTCCTCTACCTCTCCCACTACTTCGTGTTCTCGATCGTGTCCAAGCTCGCCACCGGTGCGCCGGCCGCCTGGGCGATTCCGACGCTCGTGTTGGCCACCGCACTCGCCTGCGGCTTCGCCTGGGCGTTCCACGTCGCGGTCGAGGCGCCGTTCCTGCGCCGCGCCCGGGCTCATCTGACGCCGGAGAAGCCCCCGGCGCACGCTGCTTCCACGCCGACAGCCGCCCGCGCCTGGGCCGGAGGAAATCCCTGA
- a CDS encoding class I SAM-dependent methyltransferase, giving the protein MPLSLARRAIRVPHLGPFLVGIYRAWIALGVAARAIRAAGLWWWRSREITNFTYDLMPLNREHLVASLSVVTGEPHARIRGWIAELEEDRELLDALRLAAARGPDSAISDTTPRFGRRLAWYVLVRWRKPRKVVETGVDRGLGAATLTAALARNHAEGHPGEYIGIDPNPAAGGLLIPDLARFGRVLRGSSLDHLTEIDAIDLFIHDSDHSEAHERAEFELVESRLSEGAIVVTDNAHVTGALLQFAERTKRRYLCFSEQPRFHWHRGAGTGIAFD; this is encoded by the coding sequence ATGCCCTTGTCCCTCGCACGCCGTGCGATCCGGGTGCCGCACCTCGGCCCCTTCCTGGTCGGGATCTACCGCGCGTGGATCGCACTGGGCGTCGCTGCGCGCGCGATCCGTGCGGCCGGCCTGTGGTGGTGGCGTTCTCGCGAGATCACGAACTTCACCTACGACCTCATGCCGCTGAACCGGGAACACCTGGTCGCGTCGCTGTCCGTCGTCACCGGAGAACCGCACGCGCGGATCCGTGGCTGGATCGCCGAGCTCGAAGAGGATCGAGAGCTCCTCGACGCGCTGCGCCTCGCCGCCGCTCGTGGCCCGGACTCGGCCATCAGCGACACCACGCCCCGCTTCGGGCGCCGCCTGGCCTGGTACGTGCTGGTGCGCTGGCGGAAACCGCGGAAGGTGGTCGAGACCGGCGTCGACCGGGGGCTCGGTGCGGCGACGCTCACGGCGGCCCTCGCGCGCAACCACGCGGAAGGGCATCCGGGCGAGTACATCGGGATCGATCCGAATCCGGCCGCCGGCGGGCTCCTGATCCCCGATCTCGCGCGCTTCGGACGGGTCCTGCGTGGCAGCTCCCTCGATCATCTCACCGAAATCGACGCGATCGATCTGTTCATCCACGACAGCGATCACTCGGAGGCCCACGAGCGCGCGGAGTTCGAGCTCGTGGAGTCGCGTCTGAGCGAGGGTGCGATCGTCGTGACCGACAACGCCCACGTCACCGGCGCGCTCCTCCAGTTCGCCGAGCGAACGAAGCGCCGCTACCTCTGCTTCTCGGAACAGCCCCGCTTCCACTGGCACCGCGGTGCCGGCACGGGGATCGCGTTCGACTGA
- a CDS encoding DUF2330 domain-containing protein → MSPRALVWTLVALLFGATPASAFCGFYVARADTTLYNQASQVVLVRDEDRTVLTMANDYKGSLTEFAMVIPVPTFLEREQIHVAEHALIEHLDAYTAPRLVEYFDGDPCNLRYRRLESALPPQAALSVDRAGSAKSLGVTIEAEYTVGEYDILILSAKESAGLVTWLVQNDYRIPEGAESVVSSYLKQGMRFFVAKVNLEEQTKLGYQQLRPLQIAFESPKFVLPIRLGMVNADGPQELFVYALTRTGRVETTNYRTVKLPTGMDLPPYVKDDFAPFYRDMFQTAVARENGNAVFLEYAWDMAWCDPCAADPLSAQELRQLGVFWVDEPKPGIRPPTPMPMPRRPQPAPQDVFVTRLHVRYDAEHFPDDLAFQSTGDRQNFQGRYVLRHPFTGEASCEEAQRYFDGLAKRQDDEAKTLANLTGWDIAEIRERIGLEAETQAAQPEPEDEPWWKRLWH, encoded by the coding sequence ATGTCCCCGCGAGCCCTCGTCTGGACCCTGGTCGCCCTGCTCTTTGGGGCGACGCCCGCTAGCGCCTTTTGCGGCTTCTACGTCGCCCGCGCCGACACCACCCTCTACAACCAGGCCTCGCAGGTGGTGCTGGTGCGCGACGAGGACCGCACGGTCCTCACCATGGCGAACGACTACAAGGGCAGCCTCACCGAGTTCGCGATGGTGATCCCGGTGCCGACCTTCCTCGAGCGCGAGCAGATTCACGTCGCCGAGCACGCGCTGATCGAGCATCTCGACGCCTACACCGCGCCGCGCTTGGTCGAGTACTTCGACGGCGATCCGTGCAACCTGCGCTACCGACGCCTCGAATCGGCGCTGCCCCCGCAGGCCGCCCTGTCGGTCGACAGGGCCGGCAGCGCCAAGAGCCTCGGCGTCACCATCGAGGCCGAGTACACCGTCGGTGAGTACGACATCCTGATCCTGTCGGCGAAGGAGAGTGCGGGCCTCGTCACCTGGCTCGTGCAGAACGACTACCGGATTCCCGAGGGCGCCGAGTCGGTCGTGTCCTCCTATCTGAAGCAGGGCATGCGCTTCTTCGTGGCGAAGGTGAACCTCGAAGAGCAGACGAAGCTCGGCTACCAGCAGCTGCGACCGCTCCAGATCGCCTTCGAGTCGCCGAAGTTCGTACTGCCGATTCGCCTCGGCATGGTGAACGCCGATGGCCCCCAGGAGCTCTTCGTCTACGCGCTCACCCGCACCGGTCGCGTCGAGACGACGAACTACCGCACCGTGAAGCTGCCGACCGGGATGGACCTGCCACCCTACGTCAAGGACGACTTCGCTCCCTTCTACCGCGACATGTTCCAGACCGCCGTCGCTCGCGAGAACGGCAACGCGGTCTTCCTCGAGTACGCCTGGGACATGGCCTGGTGTGATCCCTGCGCGGCCGACCCGCTGTCGGCACAAGAACTCCGTCAGCTCGGTGTCTTCTGGGTCGACGAACCCAAGCCCGGGATCCGACCGCCGACGCCCATGCCGATGCCGCGTCGGCCCCAGCCCGCGCCGCAGGACGTCTTCGTGACGCGGCTCCACGTGCGCTACGACGCCGAACACTTCCCCGACGACCTGGCCTTCCAGAGCACGGGCGACCGGCAGAACTTTCAGGGGCGCTACGTGCTGCGCCATCCCTTTACCGGCGAAGCGAGCTGCGAAGAGGCCCAGCGCTACTTCGACGGGCTCGCGAAGCGGCAGGACGACGAGGCGAAGACCCTGGCCAACCTGACGGGTTGGGACATCGCCGAGATTCGCGAGCGCATCGGCCTCGAGGCCGAGACGCAGGCCGCGCAGCCCGAGCCCGAAGACGAGCCCTGGTGGAAGCGCCTCTGGCACTGA